ACGAGTTGGTGAAGCACTACGGAGCCATTGCTGCGAAACATGAGCAGAGCATAGAGGTGCTTGATCCGGAACTGGCAGTTCGCGAGACGGCACCGCCAATCGCAATCAAAGCGACTGAACCGGTGGACGTAGCATGGAAAATGGCCCATGAATGGGTGGCAGCCGGCGCACGAGAATCTTGGTCAGTATGTATCGTCAGTGCGAATCCACTGACCCTGCCTCCGAGCCGCATCCTTGAACTCCGGCCGGAAGGAATACAGGCGGAGTGTCTTTCCGGCGACTATTTCCTACATCGGGATCGAATGGTGGTAGGCACACTGAGTGAAGTGAAAGGCTTCGAGTTCAGCCTGATCATTATCGTGGAGTGTGACCGCATGCTATTGCCAGACCGCTCGATTCCAGAGGAGGAACAGTGGCGGGACGCCCTGCGCTTGTATGTCGCTATGACTCGTGGTCGCGACCAGGTCGCGTTGATCTACAAAAACGAGCCCTCGGCTTTTTTGGACAAGATGAAAGAGCAGCTCGTATGGCGTGAGGATGCGTTTAATTATACCGGGCCTCGAATGTTTGCTGGTGCAGCAACACCCTCGCACCATACTCTGAAACCGACACCGGTAGTCGTGCCCAAAGTGGTCCTTCCCTCTGCGCCTTGGCCAGAAGGTCTCTCTCCAAATGCAAAGCTCTGCCTCCTCCGTTATTTTGAGCAACGCATCTATGTTCCGAAAAAGGAGCACGAGCCAAGCCCGGCACACATGCGCCAGTGTTATGGTCGTTGGCTCACTCCAAAGAACGTAGATGGCATCGCGGTTTCTCGGTTATTCGGTGAAGGCTCTTTTCGCCGAGATGTTGCAGAGGAAATCCATCGAGAACTCGGCCGCCACGGTTTCAAGTTAGTTTGGGACCGGTGAGAAAAGCTAAAAGGGAAAAGCTAAGGGCAGTCCAAAGGGGATAGGGGCAGTATTGTTGACTCTTGAAAGACAAGCCGCGTGGTGAGCGCGTCTTGTTTCGAGTCTTGCCCAAGACGAATCGCCAACCGCTTCCATTCCCCAAAAAACTATTGCCTCGCGGATGCGCGAAGCGCGGCCGGCCCGGCGCGAAAGCTGACGGGGTCAGGCTTGCTTTTTGCGATTAACGAAAGAGCAGGAATGATGATTATCTTCGCGTATGGTGCGTAAACTGCGAATTGCATACCCCGGCGCAGTCTATCATGTCATCCACCGAGGCATTTTGCGCATTCACTCATCGGTGTGAACGAATCCGATTTTTCGTTTGTGGAGTGGACCGTCCGGCATTGTAAGGTTGCGGATAGCTTCAATGAGGGCAGCGATTTGCTCATCGTGCGCGCCCAAACGCGCATCCAGTTCTGCTAATTTTGCGGTCAGGGCCTTGTGATTCACCATCATTTGCCTGAGTTTAATGAAAGCTCGAACCACCATGACGCCCATTTCCTCGGCGGTGGTCGAATTGATCACATTCGCCGCTTGAATTGCCCCATGCTCGGTGAATGCATAGGGTAGTGTGCTGCTAAATCGCAATTTACCAAGGTGGTCGCATTTTGCGACCACCTCTGACTTTTCCTCCGGTGTTAGCTGGAAGAGAAAGTCCTCTGGAAACCGTCGTTGGTTGCGCTTTACCTGCTCATTCAGACGTTTCGTGGTGACCCCGTAAAGTTGGGCCAAATCGCTGTCGATAAGCACACGCTGACCGCGCAGCACGAGGATTCTGGATTGGACATGCTCCACGGGAATGAGATCAAGAGGTAACATGGTAGGTTCTTATCGTTGTGCAACTTTCGGGACATGCAGCACAATGCGCTTTTTTGTCTTGAATACAATAGTTTTACACCTGCTGAGTAGGAAAGGTGGTCAGAACAACTCAACCCGGTGCCTTCACTT
This genomic stretch from Termitidicoccus mucosus harbors:
- a CDS encoding ORF6N domain-containing protein, with the translated sequence MLPLDLIPVEHVQSRILVLRGQRVLIDSDLAQLYGVTTKRLNEQVKRNQRRFPEDFLFQLTPEEKSEVVAKCDHLGKLRFSSTLPYAFTEHGAIQAANVINSTTAEEMGVMVVRAFIKLRQMMVNHKALTAKLAELDARLGAHDEQIAALIEAIRNLTMPDGPLHKRKIGFVHTDE